A region from the Metopolophium dirhodum isolate CAU chromosome 9, ASM1992520v1, whole genome shotgun sequence genome encodes:
- the LOC132952703 gene encoding piercer of microtubule wall 2 protein-like, giving the protein MGGGDGCSADAQEKTSDFYETHNLPARFECPGLQNYSKTRRTPTNPFYATTYNDYGYFPPTVHTVRKCYHGKPQRFGQEQFVRGMYRDNSLNM; this is encoded by the exons ATGGGTGGCGGAGACGGTTGTTCAGCTGACGCCCAGGAAAAAACATCAGACTTTTACGAAACCCATAACTTACCCGCTCGTTTCGAATGCCCAG GTCTACAGAACTACAGCAAAACCAGACGAACTCCAACCAATCCGTTCTACGCGACTACCTACAACGATTACGGGTACTTCCCGCCCACTGTGCACACGGTGAGGAAATGCTATCACGGCAAGCCGCAGCGATTCGGACAGGAGCAGTTTGTCAGAGGAATGTACAGAGACAACTCGCTGAACATGTGA